A stretch of Campylobacter showae DNA encodes these proteins:
- a CDS encoding response regulator transcription factor, with amino-acid sequence MFKILVAEDDENLNKIICLKLAQEGFLPLAAFDGEQAIKLLESERADLVITDIMMPGLSGYELTKQIKLLDESLPVLMITAKSGMEGMEKGFVTGADDYMSKPLNLKELILRINALLRRAKIASGKRLRFKNSELDYMALSLKIGGEAVELAPKEFYLLFLLLSNPGKIFTRLEIMQEIWGYDTDSDERAVDTHVKKLRRKLEGCTDFEIATVRGIGYKGEIYE; translated from the coding sequence ATGTTTAAAATTTTAGTCGCCGAGGATGACGAAAATTTAAATAAAATAATCTGCCTAAAGCTAGCTCAGGAGGGCTTTTTGCCGCTTGCGGCTTTTGACGGAGAGCAGGCTATAAAGCTGCTAGAGAGCGAGCGTGCCGACCTTGTGATCACCGATATCATGATGCCGGGGCTTAGCGGATACGAGCTAACCAAACAAATCAAGCTGCTAGACGAGTCGCTGCCGGTGCTCATGATAACGGCAAAAAGCGGCATGGAGGGCATGGAGAAGGGCTTTGTCACGGGGGCGGACGACTATATGAGTAAGCCTTTAAATTTAAAGGAGTTGATTTTACGCATAAACGCGCTTTTGCGCCGAGCCAAGATCGCTAGCGGCAAGCGGCTGAGGTTTAAAAACTCAGAGCTCGACTATATGGCCCTTAGCCTAAAAATCGGCGGCGAGGCCGTAGAGCTCGCGCCAAAGGAGTTTTATCTGCTCTTTTTACTGCTCTCAAACCCGGGCAAAATTTTCACTCGACTAGAAATCATGCAAGAAATCTGGGGCTACGACACGGATAGCGACGAGCGCGCGGTCGATACGCACGTAAAAAAACTACGCCGCAAGCTAGAAGGCTGCACGGACTTTGAGATAGCTACGGTGCGCGGCATCGGCTATAAGGGCGAAATTTACGAGTGA
- a CDS encoding 3-isopropylmalate dehydratase small subunit: MKQAKVWKFGDNIDTDIIIAARYLNTSDEKILATHIMEDADPEFSKKISAGDVIVAGENFGCGSSREHAPLALKAAGIGAVIAKSFARIFYRNSFNTGLLILEIKETGEINAGDELKIDVDNGAVVNLTSGKEYKFSPIPPFMQELLKSGGLIEYAKTRI; encoded by the coding sequence ATGAAACAAGCAAAAGTCTGGAAATTCGGCGACAATATCGACACCGACATCATCATAGCCGCGCGCTATCTAAATACCTCCGACGAGAAAATCTTGGCCACTCATATCATGGAGGACGCCGATCCCGAGTTTAGCAAAAAAATCTCCGCGGGCGACGTCATCGTAGCGGGCGAAAATTTCGGCTGCGGCAGCTCGCGCGAGCACGCTCCTTTGGCGCTTAAGGCTGCAGGCATAGGAGCCGTGATAGCCAAGAGCTTTGCTAGGATTTTTTATAGAAATAGCTTTAACACTGGGCTTTTGATACTGGAAATCAAAGAAACGGGCGAGATAAACGCCGGCGACGAGCTAAAAATCGACGTAGATAACGGCGCGGTCGTAAATTTAACGAGCGGCAAAGAGTATAAATTTAGCCCGATACCGCCGTTTATGCAAGAGCTTTTAAAAAGCGGCGGCCTCATAGAATACGCAAAAACAAGGATATAA
- a CDS encoding sensor histidine kinase has product MNITQNKKKYLISLKTYTAAMFIFVFCVLCVAASAAILAYERIFEMKLGMFWGIISFCAIVMGAGGAIFYAVSAYFLRYVESFRLAAGKIARGDFAVRVARKNCKRGADSEYLHELDELAANINLTAAALEKMDYMQKDFISSVSHELKTPLSVISGYCEIAQDETDETRRNEYLGLIKEQANSLSRLCEDMLLLSRLDSQAGVNLDENVRVDEQLRKAAAMLMQKYDGREFDLDLPAVSVRSNASMLAQIWINLMDNALKYSAADVGVSCCEEGDGLVVRISDEGAGIEAKKLEKIYDKFYQCEESHKGKGSGLGLSIVRRIVHLLGGEISYESEPGRGTSVSVMIPNARKI; this is encoded by the coding sequence ATGAATATTACGCAAAATAAGAAAAAATACCTAATCAGTTTAAAAACCTACACGGCGGCGATGTTTATCTTCGTCTTTTGCGTGCTTTGCGTCGCGGCGTCGGCGGCGATCCTGGCTTACGAGCGGATATTTGAGATGAAGCTTGGGATGTTTTGGGGCATTATCAGCTTTTGCGCTATCGTGATGGGCGCGGGCGGAGCGATATTTTACGCGGTATCGGCTTATTTTTTGAGATATGTCGAGAGCTTTAGACTGGCAGCCGGCAAGATCGCTAGAGGCGACTTTGCCGTTAGGGTCGCGCGCAAAAACTGCAAGCGCGGCGCAGATAGCGAATATCTGCACGAGCTAGACGAGCTGGCGGCAAATATAAATTTGACCGCGGCGGCGCTGGAAAAAATGGACTACATGCAAAAGGACTTCATTTCAAGCGTCTCGCACGAGCTAAAAACGCCACTAAGCGTCATCAGCGGCTACTGTGAGATCGCGCAGGACGAGACGGACGAGACGCGCAGAAACGAGTATCTGGGGCTCATAAAAGAGCAGGCAAACTCGCTAAGTAGGCTGTGCGAGGACATGCTGCTGCTCTCGCGGCTAGATAGCCAAGCGGGCGTAAATTTAGACGAAAACGTGCGAGTAGACGAGCAGCTACGAAAGGCCGCGGCGATGCTGATGCAAAAGTACGACGGGCGGGAGTTTGATCTGGATCTACCCGCCGTAAGCGTACGCAGCAACGCCTCGATGCTAGCGCAAATTTGGATAAATTTGATGGATAACGCGCTAAAGTACTCGGCCGCGGACGTCGGCGTGAGCTGCTGCGAAGAGGGCGACGGGCTTGTCGTGCGCATTAGCGACGAGGGGGCTGGCATAGAGGCAAAAAAGCTAGAAAAAATCTACGATAAATTTTATCAATGCGAGGAGTCGCACAAGGGCAAAGGTAGCGGCCTGGGGCTATCTATCGTGCGGCGTATCGTTCATCTTTTAGGCGGCGAGATAAGCTACGAAAGCGAGCCTGGACGCGGTACGAGCGTAAGCGTAATGATCCCAAACGCGCGTAAAATTTGA
- a CDS encoding SEL1-like repeat protein, producing MKKIVIAVACAAVLFGAGDDAKRLQDACDGGDTRSCYNLGFSYASGEGIKQDYKKASELYSKA from the coding sequence ATGAAAAAAATAGTCATAGCGGTAGCATGCGCGGCGGTTTTGTTTGGAGCGGGCGATGACGCAAAAAGGCTGCAAGACGCTTGCGACGGTGGAGATACAAGAAGCTGCTATAATCTTGGCTTTTCGTACGCAAGCGGTGAAGGCATAAAACAAGACTATAAAAAGGCTAGCGAGCTATACTCTAAAGCTTGA
- a CDS encoding branched-chain amino acid transporter permease, which yields MISVSSSEWAIFAAVLLSAFATFLTRAAPFYVIKNYKPRPWLTAVERHMGLMIMVVLVCYGLKDIKFDVYPYGLNEAVAVFSAVLIHLKFKNTLLSIAASTAIYMTLIRII from the coding sequence TTGATAAGCGTGAGTTCTAGCGAGTGGGCGATATTCGCCGCCGTTTTGCTAAGCGCGTTTGCGACCTTTTTGACGCGCGCCGCGCCGTTTTACGTTATCAAAAACTATAAGCCGCGTCCGTGGCTAACGGCTGTGGAGCGACACATGGGGCTGATGATAATGGTCGTCTTGGTGTGCTACGGACTAAAGGACATCAAATTTGACGTTTATCCATACGGACTAAACGAAGCGGTAGCCGTTTTTAGCGCGGTTTTGATTCATCTAAAATTTAAAAATACCCTGCTTAGTATCGCGGCTTCTACGGCGATATATATGACGCTTATTAGGATTATTTAA
- the leuB gene encoding 3-isopropylmalate dehydrogenase, producing the protein MAKIYNIAVIKGDGIGPEIVDEAIKALDAASAEFGFELSYNFYLMGGAAIDVFGEPLPSETLSGALNSDAVLFGAIGGPKWDGLPRHLRPESGLLKLRKGLGAYANLRPAMIFDELVDASTLKPSVLQGVDFIVVRELTGGIYFGQPREKKENSAYNTMTYTSEEIERIAKVGFETAMKRKKRVCMVDKANVLETSQLWREVTSEVAKSYPEVNLEFMYVDNAAMQLVRAPSKFDVILTENLFGDILSDEASMVCGSIGLLPSASIGGKVGIYEPIHGSAPDIAGQGIANPVATILSAAMMLRYSFGENAAAQAIENAVKAALAQGYRTKDIAQFDAKEICTTSEMGSIVASLVKKA; encoded by the coding sequence ATGGCTAAAATTTATAACATAGCGGTGATAAAGGGCGACGGCATCGGCCCTGAGATAGTGGATGAGGCGATAAAGGCGCTGGATGCGGCTAGCGCGGAGTTTGGTTTTGAGCTTAGCTATAACTTTTATCTGATGGGCGGCGCCGCGATCGACGTGTTCGGCGAGCCTTTGCCTAGCGAGACGTTAAGCGGCGCGCTAAACTCGGACGCGGTGCTTTTTGGCGCCATAGGCGGGCCTAAATGGGACGGCTTGCCGCGTCATCTACGCCCTGAAAGCGGGCTTTTGAAGCTGCGAAAAGGGCTTGGCGCGTATGCAAATTTGCGCCCTGCGATGATATTTGACGAGCTGGTGGACGCTAGCACGCTAAAGCCATCTGTCCTTCAGGGCGTCGATTTTATCGTGGTTCGCGAGCTAACGGGCGGGATATATTTCGGTCAGCCACGCGAGAAAAAAGAAAACAGCGCCTACAACACGATGACCTACACGAGCGAGGAGATCGAGCGCATCGCAAAGGTCGGATTTGAAACCGCGATGAAGCGCAAAAAACGCGTCTGCATGGTCGATAAGGCAAACGTGCTAGAGACTAGTCAGCTCTGGCGCGAGGTCACGAGTGAGGTCGCAAAGAGCTATCCGGAGGTAAATTTGGAGTTTATGTACGTCGATAACGCGGCAATGCAGCTGGTGCGCGCACCTAGTAAATTTGACGTGATTTTGACGGAAAATCTCTTTGGCGATATCCTAAGCGACGAGGCTAGCATGGTGTGCGGCTCGATAGGGCTCCTGCCAAGCGCCAGCATCGGGGGCAAGGTGGGCATCTACGAGCCTATCCACGGCAGTGCGCCTGATATCGCGGGGCAGGGCATCGCAAACCCGGTCGCTACGATACTAAGCGCGGCGATGATGCTTAGGTATTCATTTGGCGAAAACGCGGCCGCGCAAGCGATCGAAAACGCCGTAAAAGCCGCACTCGCGCAAGGATACAGGACGAAGGATATAGCGCAATTTGACGCTAAAGAAATTTGCACTACGAGCGAAATGGGCAGTATCGTAGCCTCACTCGTAAAAAAAGCATAA
- a CDS encoding tetratricopeptide repeat protein produces MSYEGGCYNLWVLYLEGQGVKKDYKKANELFLKACEANYARSCYNLGVSYANGQDGVELDYKKASELYAKACDMGLKQGCDNYKILSK; encoded by the coding sequence ATGAGCTATGAGGGAGGCTGCTATAATCTCTGGGTTTTATACCTAGAGGGACAAGGCGTAAAAAAAGACTACAAAAAAGCTAACGAACTATTTTTGAAAGCTTGCGAGGCGAACTATGCAAGAAGCTGCTACAATCTGGGCGTTTCGTACGCAAACGGGCAAGACGGCGTGGAGCTAGACTATAAAAAAGCTAGCGAGCTATACGCTAAAGCTTGCGATATGGGCTTAAAACAAGGTTGCGATAATTACAAAATCCTAAGCAAATAA
- the flgG gene encoding flagellar basal-body rod protein FlgG, which translates to MMRSIYSAATGMIAQQTQIDVTSHNIANVNTIGYKKNRAEFADLMYQVMEYAGTATSATTKSPTGIEVGLGARPTAITKIFSQGYFKETSNNLDMVIAGNGFFQVQLPDGTTAYTRNGAFKLDSEGTIVNSDGYVLQPQMTIPADATQVSVGTDGTVSVLQPGNTEMTQVGRIELANFINPAGLHSMGDNLYLPTGSSGEVVVGTAGLDGLGTIRQGFVEMSNVQLVEEMTDLITGQRAYEANSKAITTSDDMLSIVNSLKR; encoded by the coding sequence ATGATGAGGTCTATTTATTCCGCCGCCACCGGCATGATCGCCCAACAAACCCAGATCGACGTTACGTCGCACAATATCGCAAACGTAAACACTATCGGCTATAAGAAAAACCGCGCCGAGTTTGCCGATCTGATGTATCAGGTCATGGAGTATGCAGGCACGGCAACTAGTGCCACGACGAAAAGCCCGACGGGTATCGAGGTGGGTCTGGGCGCGCGTCCGACGGCGATAACGAAGATATTTTCGCAAGGTTATTTTAAAGAAACGAGCAACAACCTCGATATGGTTATCGCTGGTAACGGCTTTTTCCAGGTGCAGCTTCCGGACGGCACGACGGCGTACACTAGAAACGGCGCCTTTAAGCTAGATAGCGAGGGCACGATCGTAAACTCCGATGGATACGTGCTTCAGCCTCAGATGACTATCCCTGCCGACGCTACGCAGGTTTCGGTGGGCACCGACGGCACCGTCTCCGTGCTGCAACCTGGCAACACTGAGATGACGCAGGTAGGTCGCATCGAGCTAGCAAATTTTATCAACCCGGCAGGCCTGCACTCTATGGGCGACAACCTCTATCTGCCTACGGGTTCTAGCGGCGAGGTCGTGGTCGGCACGGCAGGTCTTGACGGTCTGGGTACGATCAGACAGGGATTTGTCGAGATGAGTAACGTGCAACTGGTCGAAGAGATGACCGACCTCATCACTGGTCAGCGCGCATACGAAGCCAACTCAAAGGCTATCACGACGAGCGACGATATGCTCTCTATCGTAAATAGCCTAAAGAGATAG
- a CDS encoding YfbM family protein, protein MGMSAHYYAYTQGDIEAIKNGGGDDVETMGEYDLDKMWDAMHKTLTGKNMFEAMSAGEIFATPNPLSWAIFGRGMAGEEGSEAVSYVDADDVKAVAKAMQSTDIGALLANVNFADFGEAGTYPEIWEYESEFEDIKAELKEHFNGLLSFYQNAADNGLGVLIVIA, encoded by the coding sequence ATGGGAATGAGCGCGCACTATTATGCCTATACGCAGGGCGATATAGAGGCGATCAAAAACGGCGGCGGTGACGATGTCGAGACGATGGGCGAATACGACCTGGATAAAATGTGGGACGCGATGCACAAAACTCTAACTGGTAAAAACATGTTTGAGGCGATGAGTGCGGGCGAGATTTTCGCGACGCCAAACCCGCTTAGTTGGGCGATATTTGGACGCGGCATGGCGGGCGAGGAGGGGAGTGAAGCTGTATCGTACGTGGACGCAGACGACGTAAAAGCCGTAGCTAAAGCGATGCAGAGTACTGACATTGGCGCGCTTTTGGCAAACGTAAATTTTGCAGACTTCGGCGAGGCTGGCACATACCCTGAGATATGGGAGTACGAGAGCGAATTTGAGGATATCAAAGCCGAGCTAAAAGAGCATTTTAACGGGCTTTTGAGCTTTTATCAAAATGCCGCCGACAATGGGCTTGGCGTACTGATCGTAATAGCTTAG
- a CDS encoding AzlC family ABC transporter permease, translating to MHFSYVFKLSIPIFMGYFPLGVAFGILAKSMGVSAFIAITLSTLAYGGAAQFMMLSLFSAGTGLLEVFIVSYLVNLRHTFYGLALLKEYKDLKFRLFNIATLTDETFAIFKALKIADAAERSYVFTRLNLLSWLYWAAGTAVGCLAGELIRVDTSGLEFSLTALFIVIVMEMFKNDKNYKVLGAACFFGVAGVALMPAKAMLVGSMALCFIFILVFKDKL from the coding sequence TTGCATTTTAGTTACGTTTTTAAGCTTAGTATTCCGATATTTATGGGCTATTTTCCCCTCGGCGTCGCCTTTGGGATACTAGCTAAAAGCATGGGCGTTAGCGCATTTATCGCCATAACGCTTAGCACTCTAGCTTACGGCGGTGCAGCGCAGTTTATGATGCTCTCGCTTTTTAGCGCGGGTACGGGGCTTTTGGAGGTTTTTATCGTCTCGTATCTGGTAAATTTACGCCATACTTTTTACGGGCTGGCGCTTTTAAAAGAGTACAAAGATCTCAAATTTCGCCTTTTTAATATCGCGACTCTCACGGACGAAACCTTTGCGATATTTAAGGCACTTAAGATCGCAGACGCAGCGGAGCGTAGCTATGTTTTTACGCGGCTAAATTTGCTCTCGTGGCTCTACTGGGCGGCGGGTACGGCGGTCGGATGCCTAGCCGGCGAGCTTATTAGGGTCGATACGAGCGGGCTTGAGTTTAGCTTGACGGCGCTTTTTATCGTGATCGTGATGGAGATGTTTAAAAACGATAAAAATTATAAAGTGCTGGGCGCGGCGTGCTTTTTTGGAGTCGCCGGCGTAGCGCTTATGCCTGCTAAAGCGATGCTGGTAGGCTCGATGGCGCTTTGCTTTATTTTTATTTTAGTTTTTAAGGATAAGCTTTGA
- a CDS encoding CiaD-like domain-containing protein produces MKLEEIAKMAIDEVAMELERMDAAREKQDVSQEACETKDGINLTNTPVSSGDVNLTNAAGLANLVSEISVDEASEFEAVLENAANSQNVAPEFDGVEEIALTATPQKAFEVEVANFTGEEIFLKNLKERVLVLFEGLNATSEENLKDRLSLTLKFLEFVLANVENRLENLQK; encoded by the coding sequence ATGAAACTAGAAGAAATAGCGAAAATGGCGATAGACGAGGTGGCGATGGAGCTAGAGCGAATGGACGCCGCGCGCGAAAAACAGGACGTATCGCAAGAGGCTTGCGAAACTAAAGACGGGATAAATTTAACAAATACGCCCGTATCAAGCGGCGATGTAAATTTAACCAACGCCGCTGGTCTTGCAAATTTAGTTAGCGAGATAAGCGTGGACGAGGCTAGCGAGTTTGAAGCTGTTTTAGAAAACGCGGCAAACTCGCAAAACGTCGCGCCCGAATTTGACGGCGTAGAGGAGATCGCCCTGACCGCTACGCCTCAAAAAGCCTTTGAAGTCGAGGTTGCAAATTTCACGGGTGAGGAGATATTTCTAAAAAACTTAAAAGAGCGCGTTTTGGTGCTTTTTGAAGGGCTAAACGCGACTAGTGAGGAAAATCTGAAAGACAGGCTCTCGCTCACGCTTAAATTTTTAGAATTCGTACTGGCAAATGTCGAAAATCGGCTCGAAAATCTGCAAAAATAA
- a CDS encoding LysE family translocator, producing the protein MNHLLFAVTFFPISLMPGINMTYAMSIGMSLGYVRALPMMSGQLASLAFVGICCMLGVGAVLAHYSFAFKVLNVIAGLYLLYLGAMLFFSKGQLSITKVSQLPSKKQMFLNGAVVCISNPKAWIFLSALLPTFLDANDPFSLSRILSITVTLVFIEFCSLSIYALGGAILKKFLQTHLRLLEIFTAAIICAIGILMMLR; encoded by the coding sequence ATGAACCACCTGCTTTTTGCCGTTACGTTTTTCCCCATCAGCCTGATGCCGGGCATCAACATGACCTACGCGATGAGTATCGGCATGAGCCTAGGCTACGTGCGCGCGCTGCCGATGATGTCGGGGCAGCTCGCCTCTCTGGCCTTCGTGGGTATTTGCTGTATGCTGGGAGTGGGCGCCGTTTTGGCGCATTATAGTTTCGCGTTTAAGGTTTTAAACGTCATCGCGGGGCTTTATCTGCTGTATCTGGGCGCTATGCTGTTTTTTAGCAAGGGGCAGCTTAGCATCACGAAGGTCTCGCAGCTTCCGAGTAAAAAGCAGATGTTTTTAAACGGCGCCGTGGTCTGCATCTCAAATCCTAAGGCGTGGATTTTTCTATCGGCTTTGCTGCCGACTTTTTTGGACGCGAACGATCCTTTTAGCCTGTCTCGTATACTTTCTATCACAGTTACGCTCGTTTTTATCGAGTTTTGCTCGCTAAGTATCTATGCTCTTGGCGGCGCGATACTAAAGAAATTTTTACAAACCCACCTGCGACTTTTGGAGATTTTTACCGCCGCCATCATCTGCGCTATCGGCATTTTGATGATGCTTCGCTAA
- a CDS encoding CCA tRNA nucleotidyltransferase, whose amino-acid sequence MSKIGSKICKNKNLKWLRDFLAPYTKRAYIVGGCVRDAMLGKKISDFDVEIYGIEPAKFDALMAQIGACGVGKNYFVYKFKNFDLSLPRTENKTGEGHKAFEVAYSDDERAASLRRDFTVNAMMINIFDGSFLDFYGGERDLKRGILRHIDDEKFAEDSLRILRAVQFSARLNFRIARESLGLMKRLSISDLSRERINGELMKLFGAKFQEVGFLYLYKLGLLGKIFGLNLSRAEAEKFAAKLKSAVKFLPKQNGKKDEREFLYLLNGFFGIKNFYDLGLPKSFEACVKEPFFACRPSDKDLLKIALDKLLKSWLGLNSPSLIKRAKNLGVYEAKFEPTIDTAEILKLGFKGAAIGAEIRRRQDIAIDKFLNEKSSCA is encoded by the coding sequence ATGTCGAAAATCGGCTCGAAAATCTGCAAAAATAAAAATCTAAAATGGCTGCGAGATTTTCTAGCACCCTACACTAAGCGCGCGTATATCGTGGGCGGCTGCGTTCGCGACGCGATGCTTGGTAAAAAAATCTCTGACTTTGACGTTGAAATTTACGGTATCGAGCCTGCTAAATTTGACGCGCTGATGGCACAAATCGGCGCTTGCGGCGTGGGCAAAAACTACTTCGTTTATAAATTTAAAAATTTCGACCTTTCTTTGCCGCGAACCGAAAATAAAACCGGCGAGGGACACAAGGCCTTTGAGGTGGCCTACTCAGATGACGAGCGTGCGGCGTCTTTGCGCCGAGACTTTACCGTAAATGCGATGATGATAAATATCTTTGACGGCTCGTTTTTAGACTTTTACGGCGGAGAGAGAGACCTAAAGCGCGGTATCTTGCGCCATATCGACGATGAAAAATTCGCCGAAGATAGCCTGCGCATACTGCGAGCAGTGCAGTTTAGCGCGCGGCTAAATTTTCGTATCGCGCGGGAGAGTTTGGGGCTGATGAAACGCCTAAGTATCAGCGATCTTAGCCGAGAGCGCATAAACGGCGAGCTAATGAAGCTTTTTGGCGCCAAATTTCAAGAGGTTGGCTTTTTGTATCTTTATAAACTAGGTCTTCTTGGTAAAATTTTCGGGCTAAATTTGAGCCGAGCCGAGGCGGAAAAATTTGCCGCAAAACTAAAAAGCGCGGTCAAATTTCTACCCAAACAAAACGGCAAAAAAGACGAGCGCGAGTTTTTATATCTTTTAAACGGCTTTTTTGGCATTAAAAATTTTTACGACTTAGGGCTTCCTAAAAGCTTTGAAGCTTGCGTTAAAGAACCGTTTTTTGCGTGTCGTCCGAGCGATAAAGATTTGCTAAAAATCGCCCTTGATAAACTGCTAAAAAGCTGGCTCGGGCTAAACTCGCCAAGCCTCATAAAAAGAGCTAAAAATTTAGGCGTTTATGAGGCTAAATTTGAACCCACTATTGACACGGCTGAGATTTTAAAACTGGGCTTTAAAGGAGCTGCAATAGGCGCTGAGATAAGGCGTAGGCAGGATATAGCGATAGATAAATTTTTAAACGAAAAGTCAAGCTGTGCCTAA
- a CDS encoding type II asparaginase has translation MRFAVKAVIFMLLGATLAFAKPTIYILATGGTIAGSGSGALDTSYTSGTVTVDKLIAAVPDINKIATIKGEQISNIGSQEMNNEVWFKLANRVNELLTSGKADGVVITHGTDTMEETAYFLNLVVKSDKPIVMVGAMRNSGSLSADGPLNIFNAVNVAMNKEAVGKGVMVVMNDEIHAAREVTKTNTTAVDTFKSPNSGKIGTVFYGNVKFYMNPTRKHTVNSAFDITKIKELPRVDIIYSHSNDNPDFVNLAVKNGAKGIINAGMGNGNPFPSALEALGEAVKAGVVVVRDSRVGSGETTLNGEVDDGKYGFLASDNLNAQKARVLLMLALTQTTDKAKIQELFLTH, from the coding sequence ATGCGTTTTGCAGTAAAGGCGGTGATTTTCATGCTTTTAGGAGCGACTTTGGCTTTTGCGAAGCCTACTATTTACATTTTGGCAACTGGCGGCACGATAGCCGGCAGCGGCTCGGGGGCTCTTGATACGAGCTATACCTCAGGAACCGTTACGGTCGATAAACTGATCGCTGCGGTACCTGATATCAACAAGATAGCAACCATCAAAGGCGAGCAGATCTCAAACATCGGCTCTCAAGAGATGAACAATGAAGTTTGGTTTAAGCTAGCAAACAGAGTAAACGAACTGCTAACTAGCGGCAAGGCCGACGGCGTAGTCATCACGCACGGAACTGATACGATGGAGGAGACTGCGTATTTTCTAAATTTAGTCGTAAAAAGCGATAAACCTATCGTAATGGTCGGCGCGATGAGAAATAGCGGCTCGCTAAGCGCGGACGGCCCGCTAAATATCTTTAACGCCGTAAACGTTGCGATGAATAAAGAAGCTGTAGGCAAGGGCGTAATGGTCGTGATGAACGACGAGATCCACGCGGCTAGAGAAGTAACTAAAACCAACACTACCGCGGTCGATACATTTAAATCTCCAAACAGTGGCAAGATCGGCACCGTGTTTTACGGCAACGTCAAATTTTACATGAATCCTACACGCAAACACACCGTAAATTCAGCATTTGACATCACAAAGATCAAAGAGCTTCCAAGAGTAGATATCATCTACAGCCACTCAAACGACAACCCGGACTTTGTAAATTTAGCCGTCAAAAACGGAGCTAAAGGCATCATAAATGCAGGCATGGGTAACGGAAATCCATTCCCAAGCGCGCTCGAGGCTCTAGGCGAAGCGGTTAAAGCCGGCGTAGTAGTCGTGCGCGACTCCCGCGTAGGTAGCGGCGAGACCACGCTAAACGGTGAGGTAGACGACGGCAAATACGGCTTTTTAGCTAGCGACAACCTAAACGCGCAAAAAGCTAGAGTGCTTTTGATGCTTGCGCTTACGCAAACAACCGATAAGGCTAAGATCCAGGAGCTTTTCCTAACTCACTAA
- a CDS encoding tRNA (cytidine(34)-2'-O)-methyltransferase: MFNIVLVHPQIPQNTGSIGRMCVNANLKLHIIKPTVFDISEKAVRRAGLDYWARLNPVIWESLDEFLHANAQFEDRFFYATTKAHKFYFEAEFKKGDFLFFGGESTGLPMELMERNFANAIKIPMGEHGRSLNLATSAGIIAYEAIRQNFAQSGLGSAL, encoded by the coding sequence ATGTTTAATATCGTCCTTGTTCATCCTCAAATCCCCCAAAATACGGGCTCGATCGGCCGCATGTGCGTAAATGCAAACCTTAAGCTGCATATAATCAAACCGACCGTTTTTGATATCAGCGAAAAGGCCGTTAGGCGCGCGGGGCTTGATTATTGGGCGCGGCTAAATCCCGTGATTTGGGAGAGTTTGGATGAGTTTTTGCACGCAAACGCCCAGTTCGAGGATAGATTTTTTTACGCGACGACGAAGGCGCATAAATTTTACTTTGAAGCGGAGTTTAAAAAGGGCGACTTTTTGTTTTTCGGCGGCGAAAGTACGGGCCTGCCTATGGAGCTGATGGAGCGAAATTTCGCAAATGCGATCAAAATCCCGATGGGCGAGCATGGTAGAAGCTTAAATTTAGCCACGAGCGCGGGCATCATCGCGTATGAGGCTATCAGGCAAAATTTCGCCCAGTCAGGACTTGGAAGCGCGCTATGA